The following proteins are co-located in the Mesorhizobium australicum WSM2073 genome:
- the cobW gene encoding cobalamin biosynthesis protein CobW, with product MTTSLSRVPCTVVTGFLGAGKTTLVRHLLENAGGKRIAIIVNEFGDIGIDGEILKGCGIDTCPEENIVELANGCICCTVADDFVPALDQILSLTPKVDHILIETSGLALPKPLVQAFQWPTVKSRVTVDGVIAVVDGPALAEGRVANDMDALQAQRAQDESLDHDDPVEEVFEDQIACADLIILSKSDLMDAAGSARANAIINEHSARAVKIVPTSHGKVDPSVLLGLGLAVEDDIENRKSHHDGAFDHEHDDFDTFIVDIPSIANPDELAKRVAAAAEQENVLRVKGFVEVGGKPMRLLLQAVGPRVNHYYDRAWTAGDDRRSRLVVIGLKGLNRPAIERILAG from the coding sequence ATGACAACATCTCTGTCCCGCGTTCCCTGCACCGTCGTCACCGGCTTCCTCGGCGCCGGCAAGACGACACTGGTCCGCCATCTCCTGGAAAATGCCGGCGGCAAGCGGATTGCCATCATCGTCAACGAGTTCGGCGACATCGGCATCGACGGCGAGATCCTCAAGGGATGCGGCATCGACACCTGCCCAGAGGAAAACATCGTCGAACTGGCCAATGGCTGTATCTGCTGCACCGTGGCCGATGATTTCGTGCCGGCGCTCGACCAGATCCTGTCGCTGACGCCTAAGGTCGACCATATCCTGATCGAAACCTCGGGCCTCGCTCTGCCCAAGCCGCTGGTCCAGGCTTTCCAGTGGCCGACGGTGAAGAGCCGCGTAACGGTCGATGGCGTCATCGCCGTGGTCGACGGTCCCGCACTGGCGGAAGGCCGCGTCGCCAACGACATGGACGCCCTGCAGGCGCAGCGCGCGCAGGACGAGAGCCTCGACCATGACGACCCGGTCGAGGAAGTGTTCGAGGACCAGATTGCCTGCGCCGACCTGATCATCCTGTCGAAGAGCGACCTGATGGATGCCGCCGGTTCAGCCCGCGCCAACGCCATTATCAACGAACACTCCGCCCGCGCCGTGAAGATCGTGCCGACGTCTCATGGCAAGGTCGATCCCTCGGTGCTGCTCGGGCTCGGTCTCGCCGTCGAGGACGACATCGAGAACCGCAAGTCCCACCATGACGGCGCATTCGATCACGAGCATGACGACTTCGACACGTTCATCGTCGACATTCCCTCGATCGCCAATCCCGACGAGCTGGCAAAGCGCGTCGCCGCGGCCGCCGAACAGGAAAACGTGCTGCGCGTGAAAGGCTTCGTCGAGGTCGGCGGCAAACCTATGCGGCTCCTGCTGCAAGCCGTCGGCCCGCGCGTCAATCATTACTACGACCGCGCCTGGACCGCTGGGGACGACCGCCGCTCGCGGCTCGTCGTCATTGGCCTCAAGGGGCTGAACCGCCCGGCGATCGAACGTATCCTCGCCGGCTGA
- a CDS encoding winged helix-turn-helix domain-containing protein has translation MKEKISLAAARRIALAAQGFLDPRPAGTPDRRHFARVLSRTGLLQIDSVSAVVRAHYMPLYSRLGPYPLALLDNAAVTRKRTVFEYWAHEASFLPVETYPLMRWRMQRAEQGDEMYLGLAKWGREHAAYIEEIYREVVARGPIAASALEGQKGSGGWWGWSHAKHAFEWLFWAGRITTAHRRGFERFYDLPERVLPQAILDLPVPTPEDAHRELLRISARAHGVATSGDLRDYFRLSPADMKGRLEELVELGDLLPVRVEGWDKPAYLHKDARIPRKIEARALLAPFDPVVFERSRSERLFDFHYRIEIYTPADKRQYGYYVLPFLLGDRIVARVDLKADRPASVLRVHAAYAEPGTPPETAAQLFEELKQMQGWLGLERMEITPAGDLGPALSDIAVS, from the coding sequence ATGAAGGAAAAGATCTCGCTTGCCGCCGCGCGGCGCATCGCGCTCGCCGCCCAGGGATTTCTCGATCCCCGCCCCGCCGGCACGCCGGACCGCCGCCATTTCGCCCGCGTTCTGTCTCGCACCGGCCTGTTGCAGATCGATTCCGTCAGTGCGGTGGTGCGCGCTCATTACATGCCGCTCTATTCGCGTCTCGGCCCCTATCCCCTCGCTTTGCTCGACAACGCCGCCGTGACGCGCAAGCGCACCGTCTTCGAATATTGGGCGCATGAAGCCTCGTTCCTGCCGGTCGAGACCTACCCACTGATGCGCTGGCGCATGCAGCGCGCCGAGCAAGGCGATGAAATGTATCTGGGGCTGGCCAAATGGGGCCGCGAGCACGCAGCCTATATAGAAGAGATCTACCGCGAGGTCGTCGCGCGCGGGCCGATCGCCGCTTCGGCGCTCGAAGGCCAGAAAGGCTCCGGTGGCTGGTGGGGTTGGAGCCATGCCAAGCACGCCTTCGAATGGCTGTTCTGGGCCGGGCGCATCACCACCGCGCACCGGCGCGGCTTCGAGCGCTTTTACGACCTGCCGGAGCGCGTGCTGCCGCAGGCGATCCTCGATCTGCCGGTACCGACGCCTGAGGACGCGCATCGCGAATTGCTGCGCATTTCCGCCCGTGCCCATGGCGTGGCGACATCAGGCGACCTGCGCGATTATTTTCGACTCTCGCCGGCCGACATGAAAGGCCGGCTGGAGGAACTGGTCGAGCTCGGCGACTTGCTGCCGGTCCGTGTCGAGGGCTGGGACAAGCCGGCTTACCTTCACAAGGACGCCCGTATCCCGCGCAAGATCGAGGCCCGCGCTCTGCTGGCGCCGTTCGATCCGGTCGTCTTCGAGCGTTCGCGCTCGGAGCGGCTGTTCGACTTCCATTACCGCATCGAAATCTACACGCCGGCCGACAAGCGCCAATACGGCTACTATGTCCTGCCTTTCCTGCTCGGCGACAGGATCGTGGCGCGCGTCGACCTCAAGGCTGACCGGCCGGCCAGTGTCCTGCGCGTCCATGCCGCCTACGCCGAGCCCGGCACACCGCCCGAAACCGCAGCCCAGCTCTTCGAGGAATTGAAGCAGATGCAGGGCTGGCTTGGCCTCGAGCGCATGGAAATAACGCCTGCCGGCGACCTCGGCCCGGCGCTGTCCGACATCGCGGTGTCGTAA
- a CDS encoding NADH-quinone oxidoreductase subunit A: protein MNALLSSYLPIVLFIGVALVVGLALLAAPFLVAYRNPDPEKLSAYECGFNSFDDARMKFDIRFYLVSILFIIFDLEVAFLFPWAVSFSKIGMLGFWSMMVFLAVLTIGFAYEWKKGALEWD, encoded by the coding sequence ATGAACGCACTTCTCAGTTCGTACCTGCCCATCGTCCTGTTTATCGGCGTGGCACTGGTCGTCGGCCTGGCGCTGCTGGCGGCTCCGTTCCTGGTGGCGTATCGCAACCCCGATCCCGAAAAGCTTTCCGCCTACGAGTGCGGTTTCAACTCGTTCGACGATGCCCGCATGAAATTCGACATCCGCTTCTACCTGGTGTCGATCCTGTTCATTATATTCGACCTGGAAGTTGCCTTCCTCTTCCCCTGGGCAGTGTCCTTCTCGAAGATCGGCATGCTCGGTTTCTGGTCAATGATGGTGTTTTTGGCAGTGCTGACCATCGGCTTTGCCTATGAATGGAAAAAAGGAGCGCTGGAATGGGATTGA
- a CDS encoding DUF1636 family protein → MDRDSSFSAETTDISSGGNHPLAGITVIVCASCRDETGSDAHPRAGELLAEDTRQAASGEKIRIRTVECLGNCKRRLSAAILRDGCWSYVFGDLTASSGADLVTGAKLFATSSDGLIPWRGRPDSLKRGLVARIPPLDMLKD, encoded by the coding sequence GTGGATCGCGACAGCAGTTTTTCGGCTGAAACAACCGACATTTCGTCCGGCGGGAATCATCCCCTGGCCGGCATCACGGTCATTGTCTGCGCTTCCTGTCGCGACGAGACCGGCTCCGACGCCCATCCCCGGGCCGGCGAACTTTTGGCCGAAGATACGCGCCAAGCCGCCTCGGGCGAGAAGATTCGCATCCGCACGGTCGAATGCCTCGGCAATTGCAAGCGCCGCCTGAGCGCCGCGATCCTGCGCGACGGCTGCTGGAGCTATGTGTTCGGCGATCTGACCGCGAGCAGCGGCGCCGATCTGGTCACCGGCGCGAAACTCTTCGCCACCTCGAGCGACGGCCTCATTCCCTGGCGGGGCAGGCCCGATAGCCTCAAGCGCGGCCTCGTTGCCCGCATCCCTCCCCTCGACATGCTGAAAGACTGA
- a CDS encoding NuoB/complex I 20 kDa subunit family protein — MGLNDSSGTLVAPKPKGIIDPNTGRPVGEDDPFFLEINNELADKGFLVTSTEALITWARSGSLMFMTFGLACCAVEMIHTSMPRYDSERFGVAPRASPRQSDIMIVAGTLTNKMAPALRKVYDQMPEPRYVISMGSCANGGGYYHYSYSVVRGCDRVVPVDIYVPGCPPSAEALLYGILLLQKKIRRTGTIER, encoded by the coding sequence ATGGGATTGAACGACAGTTCAGGCACCCTCGTCGCGCCGAAGCCCAAAGGTATTATCGATCCCAACACCGGCAGGCCGGTGGGGGAGGACGATCCCTTCTTCCTCGAAATCAACAATGAGCTTGCCGACAAGGGTTTTCTGGTCACCTCGACCGAGGCGCTGATCACCTGGGCGCGCAGCGGCTCGCTGATGTTCATGACCTTCGGTCTGGCTTGCTGCGCGGTCGAGATGATCCACACCTCGATGCCGCGCTACGATTCGGAGCGGTTCGGTGTCGCGCCGCGCGCGTCTCCGCGCCAGTCCGACATCATGATCGTCGCCGGCACGCTGACCAACAAGATGGCGCCGGCGCTGCGCAAGGTCTACGACCAGATGCCGGAGCCGCGCTACGTCATCTCGATGGGCTCCTGCGCCAATGGCGGCGGCTACTATCACTATTCCTATTCGGTGGTACGCGGCTGCGACCGCGTCGTGCCGGTCGACATCTATGTGCCCGGCTGCCCGCCGAGCGCCGAAGCCCTGCTCTATGGCATTCTTCTGCTGCAGAAGAAGATCCGCCGCACCGGCACGATCGAACGGTAA
- a CDS encoding NADH-quinone oxidoreductase subunit C, with amino-acid sequence MAASLSELSTYLGEKLPGRFGDAVFAYGELTVHVEPQNLIEVMTFLRDDARCQFISIIDVCGADYPSRAKRFDVVYHLLSPKQNVRIRIKVQADEETMVPSITGVYPGADWFERETYDLYGVLFSGHPDLRRLLTDYGFEGHPLRKDFPLTGFVEVRYDDEAKRVIYEPVELKQEFRNFDFLSPWEGTDYVLPGDEKAKQ; translated from the coding sequence ATGGCCGCCTCCTTAAGCGAACTGTCGACCTATCTCGGCGAGAAGCTGCCTGGCCGCTTCGGCGATGCGGTATTCGCCTATGGCGAGCTCACCGTTCACGTCGAGCCTCAAAACCTGATCGAGGTGATGACCTTCCTGCGCGACGATGCGCGCTGCCAGTTCATCTCGATCATCGATGTCTGCGGTGCCGACTATCCGTCGCGGGCCAAGCGCTTCGACGTCGTCTATCACCTGCTTTCGCCGAAGCAGAATGTGCGCATTCGCATCAAGGTGCAGGCCGACGAGGAGACGATGGTGCCTTCGATCACCGGCGTCTATCCCGGCGCCGACTGGTTCGAGCGCGAAACCTACGATCTCTATGGCGTGCTGTTTTCGGGCCACCCGGACCTGCGCCGCCTGCTGACCGACTACGGTTTCGAAGGCCATCCGCTGCGCAAGGATTTCCCGCTCACCGGTTTCGTCGAAGTGCGTTACGACGACGAAGCCAAGCGCGTCATCTACGAGCCGGTGGAACTGAAGCAGGAATTCCGCAATTTCGATTTTCTGTCCCCATGGGAAGGCACGGATTACGTGCTGCCAGGGGATGAGAAGGCAAAGCAGTAA
- a CDS encoding NADH-quinone oxidoreductase subunit D, giving the protein MAETSVRNFNINFGPQHPAAHGVLRLVLELDGEVVDRVDPHIGLLHRGTEKLIEAKTYLQALPYLDRLDYCAPMNQEHAFALAAERLLGIEVPRRGQLIRVLYCEIGRIMSHILNVTTQAMDVGALTPPLWGFVEREKLMVFYERASGSRMHAAYFRPGGVHQDLPRQLVEDIGKWIDPFLKSLDDLDRLLTGNRIFKQRNVDIGIVSLADAWAWGFSGVMVRGSGSPWDLRKSQPYECYSEMDFDIPVGKNGDCFDRYLVRMEEMRQSARIMRQCIDLLLGKESTGPVSNLDGKVVPPKRQAMKRSMEALIHHFKLYTEGYRVPAGEVYAAVEAPKGEFGVYLVSDGTNKPYRCKLRAPGFAHLQAMDFLCRGHMLADVTAVLGSLDIVFGEVDR; this is encoded by the coding sequence ATGGCTGAAACCTCCGTCCGCAACTTTAACATCAACTTCGGACCTCAACACCCTGCCGCGCACGGCGTTTTGCGCCTCGTGCTGGAGTTGGACGGCGAAGTCGTCGACCGCGTCGATCCGCATATCGGGCTCTTGCATCGCGGTACGGAGAAGCTGATCGAGGCAAAAACCTATCTGCAGGCGCTGCCTTATCTCGACCGGCTCGATTATTGCGCGCCGATGAACCAGGAGCACGCCTTCGCGCTGGCCGCCGAGCGCCTGCTCGGCATCGAGGTGCCGAGGCGCGGCCAGCTGATCCGCGTGCTCTATTGCGAAATCGGCCGTATCATGTCGCACATCCTCAATGTGACGACGCAAGCCATGGACGTCGGCGCGCTGACGCCGCCGCTGTGGGGCTTCGTCGAGCGCGAAAAGCTGATGGTGTTCTATGAGCGCGCCTCGGGCTCGCGCATGCATGCGGCCTATTTCCGTCCGGGCGGCGTCCACCAGGACCTGCCGCGCCAGCTGGTCGAGGACATCGGCAAGTGGATCGACCCTTTCCTGAAATCGCTCGACGATCTCGACAGGCTGCTCACCGGCAACCGCATTTTCAAGCAGCGCAATGTCGACATCGGCATCGTCTCGCTGGCCGACGCCTGGGCCTGGGGCTTTTCGGGCGTCATGGTCCGTGGTTCGGGCTCGCCGTGGGACCTGCGCAAGTCGCAGCCCTATGAATGCTATTCGGAAATGGATTTCGACATTCCTGTCGGCAAGAATGGTGACTGTTTCGACCGCTACCTCGTGCGCATGGAAGAAATGCGCCAGTCGGCACGGATCATGCGCCAGTGCATCGATCTCTTGCTCGGCAAGGAAAGCACCGGCCCGGTGTCGAACCTCGACGGCAAGGTGGTGCCGCCCAAGCGCCAGGCGATGAAGCGTTCGATGGAAGCGCTCATCCATCACTTCAAGCTCTATACCGAGGGCTACCGCGTGCCGGCCGGCGAAGTCTATGCGGCGGTCGAGGCGCCAAAGGGCGAGTTCGGCGTCTACCTAGTCTCCGACGGCACCAACAAGCCCTACCGCTGCAAGCTGCGCGCACCCGGTTTCGCGCATCTGCAAGCCATGGATTTCCTCTGCCGCGGCCACATGCTGGCCGACGTCACCGCCGTCCTCGGCTCCCTCGACATCGTGTTTGGTGAGGTCGATCGCTAA